Sequence from the Pectobacterium brasiliense genome:
ACCACCCGTGGCTGATTGAGATGTACAGAAATTATGGTTTCAAGGAAGTCGGGCAGACGAATCTGGGAAAAGGACACCTGACAATCTGGATGGAAAAAATCCTTGATAACCAATTGTATGACCAGTGGAAAGATAAAAAATCAAAAAGAGAGGCAGTAAAATGATGAAAAAAGTAACGTTGTCTGTTCTGGCGCTGACGACCGCCTTTCTTGTTGCTGGCTGTGATTCTGGGAAGAGCGGCTCTGAGCAGGAAAAAGTATTGAAAGTGGGTTCAACAGGCCAAAGTTATCCAAGTGGCTTCAAGCAGGATAACAAGCTGGTCGGGTTTGACGTTGAAGTCACGGAAGCCATCGCGAAAGATCTGAACTACAAAGTTGAGTGGGTCACCGCCGATTTCAGTGGCCTGATGGGCCAGTTGGAAGCGAAAAAGCTGGATACTGTAGCGAACGTGGTAGCCATTACTCCAGCGCGTCAGGAAAAATACAATTTCGCTCAACCGTATAGCTTCTACGGTAGTCAGATTGTGACGCACAAAGACAACGCGGACATTAATACACTGGCTGACCTGAAAGGGAAGACGGTTGCCGGGGTTCTGGGTTCCAACCACGTCAACAACCTGAAAAAAGCGTTTGCCGACGGCAGCGTGAATATTCGCACCTATGAAACACGCGATGGCGCGATGAACGATGCGCTGTCTAAGCGCGTTGAAGGCTACGTGAATTCACGTCCTATCCTGTTGGCAGAAATCAATAAGCGTAACCTGCCGTTCAAACTGGTCGGCGAGCCGCTGGTGATTGAAGAAGTGAGCTTCCCGTTCCATAAGGACGAGAAAGGCGATGCGCTGCGTAAGCAGTTCGATGCAGAGTTAACGAAAATGCGTGAAGATGGACGCCTGAAAGCGATCTCCGAAAAATATTTTGGTGAAGACATCACGGTATCACCGGCTAAATAACCTCACGCCGTCATCTTGGCCGAGTCATTACGTAACTTGATGATTCGTTATGCCGCCAGATGCCTTGTTATGTAGCCAGATGTTCGTTATATAGCAAATAGTCATAATCCTGTTCCACCGGCGCAATATGGCCGGTGGATGCATTAATGGTATTACTCATGAATATCGATCTTGCCTACCTGTTAAAGGTCTTTCCCCAGGTATTAATGTATTTGCCAACCACGTTGTTCCTCGCCGTGGTTTCGATGTTTTTTGCTATGGTTCTCGGCCTTATCCTGGCGTTAGTCCGTGAAAGCAAGATTGTCGTAGTAGTAAAAATCGTCGAGCTGTATATCTCGCTGTTCCGCGGCATTCCGTCGCTGGTTCAACTGTTTATCATCTACTTCGGCCTGCCGCAGCTATTCCCCGGCTTATCCAATCTGGATGCGATGACGGCCGCGATTATCGGCTTTAGCCTGAAAACGTCCGCCTATATGGCTGAGATTTTCCGTGCGGGCTTGGCCTCGGTGGATTTCGGCCAGACGGAAGCGG
This genomic interval carries:
- a CDS encoding amino acid ABC transporter substrate-binding protein — encoded protein: MMKKVTLSVLALTTAFLVAGCDSGKSGSEQEKVLKVGSTGQSYPSGFKQDNKLVGFDVEVTEAIAKDLNYKVEWVTADFSGLMGQLEAKKLDTVANVVAITPARQEKYNFAQPYSFYGSQIVTHKDNADINTLADLKGKTVAGVLGSNHVNNLKKAFADGSVNIRTYETRDGAMNDALSKRVEGYVNSRPILLAEINKRNLPFKLVGEPLVIEEVSFPFHKDEKGDALRKQFDAELTKMREDGRLKAISEKYFGEDITVSPAK
- a CDS encoding amino acid ABC transporter permease, which codes for MNIDLAYLLKVFPQVLMYLPTTLFLAVVSMFFAMVLGLILALVRESKIVVVVKIVELYISLFRGIPSLVQLFIIYFGLPQLFPGLSNLDAMTAAIIGFSLKTSAYMAEIFRAGLASVDFGQTEAGLSIGMSKAQVYRRIVLPQAMLNALPATGNTFISLIKDTSVAFALGVSELFAEGKMIAAESLRFFETFLVVGLIYWLVIIVYSWLQKQLEKKLNHSLQR